A genomic window from Chitinophaga pollutisoli includes:
- the ribD gene encoding bifunctional diaminohydroxyphosphoribosylaminopyrimidine deaminase/5-amino-6-(5-phosphoribosylamino)uracil reductase RibD translates to MQRCIDLALRGGGHVAPNPMVGAVLVHEGTIIGEGYHQFWGGPHAEVRCINSVPPELQELIPRSTLYVSLEPCAHHGKTPPCADLVVSQNIPEVVIGCVDGFSKVAGKGIEKLRQAGIGVTVGVLEDACRHLNRRFFTFHEQIRPYVVLKWAQSADGFIAPPDRSPVRISNPYADRLVHRWRTEEAGIMVGTQTALLDNPRLTARLWPGKSPVRIVLDLDSKVPGSHYVKDGSVRTLILTSMEIDAEQALVPQVLAQLHKESVLSVIVEGGALLLQQFISGGHWDEARVITGQMALGGGLPAPVLKNARMQESAFIAGDRIDTFVPAVT, encoded by the coding sequence ATGCAACGCTGCATCGACCTGGCGCTCAGGGGCGGGGGCCATGTTGCGCCCAACCCGATGGTAGGCGCCGTGCTGGTGCATGAAGGGACCATTATCGGGGAAGGGTACCACCAGTTCTGGGGAGGCCCCCACGCCGAGGTCCGCTGCATCAACAGCGTTCCGCCCGAACTGCAGGAGCTCATCCCCCGGTCTACCCTTTACGTTTCCCTCGAGCCCTGCGCACACCACGGTAAAACGCCGCCCTGCGCCGATCTCGTGGTGTCGCAGAATATCCCGGAAGTGGTCATCGGGTGCGTGGACGGCTTCTCCAAAGTAGCCGGCAAAGGCATCGAAAAACTCCGTCAGGCCGGCATCGGCGTCACTGTTGGCGTGCTGGAAGATGCCTGCCGGCACCTCAACCGCCGGTTCTTCACCTTCCATGAACAAATCCGCCCTTATGTGGTGCTCAAATGGGCGCAATCGGCCGACGGCTTCATCGCTCCGCCCGACCGTTCCCCCGTCCGCATCTCCAACCCGTACGCCGACCGCCTCGTGCACCGCTGGCGCACGGAAGAAGCCGGGATCATGGTAGGCACACAAACAGCTTTGCTGGACAATCCGCGGTTGACGGCCCGCCTCTGGCCGGGGAAATCGCCGGTCCGCATCGTGCTGGACCTCGATAGCAAAGTGCCGGGGAGCCATTACGTGAAAGACGGATCGGTGCGCACACTTATCCTGACTTCCATGGAAATTGATGCGGAACAGGCCCTCGTGCCGCAGGTGCTCGCGCAATTGCATAAGGAGTCAGTCCTCAGCGTGATCGTGGAAGGCGGTGCTTTGCTGTTGCAACAGTTTATCAGCGGCGGGCATTGGGACGAGGCACGTGTCATCACCGGGCAAATGGCATTGGGCGGCGGATTGCCGGCGCCCGTGCTTAAAAATGCACGGATGCAGGAAAGTGCTTTCATCGCGGGCGACAGGATCGATACATTCGTCCCCGCCGTTACTTAA
- a CDS encoding DUF6786 family protein: MHKSIPAACLLTLFSACNNNNSQQAKAPVLQEETISRPDNFAADVDFLGAFTVPAVMKDSTSKSAIAVVASWQGRVMTSTVADDGRSFGFLHYGIIENGKQFHFSTFGGEDRLLFGPLPDSTTLSPNDSLPATLLPDPLRDTALLRQAPAAKGAVTVEGDALLPNTKNNPLTAHITRTITLLSRRDLHNYLGADIHRSIHAVGFHSDNTLLNTGSQRWDTAHGTTAIRIRGMFPVSPKSVGIIPLRKGGKVNTGAQMPKERFLIKNDVAFFRADGNFDMELGLQQASALNFMGIYDPERKLLTVIQFTMPRHPALYLGETTTDARAEVLTIRNNGPANTIAKGRFLEVQSTSPAALLKPKGRMQHFHRTIHLEGSEKHLGEITKKIFGVNLKEITTALP; this comes from the coding sequence ATGCACAAATCTATCCCGGCCGCTTGCCTGCTCACCCTGTTTTCCGCATGCAACAACAATAACAGCCAGCAAGCCAAGGCCCCTGTTCTACAGGAAGAAACCATATCACGGCCCGACAACTTCGCAGCAGACGTCGATTTCCTGGGCGCATTTACAGTGCCGGCCGTCATGAAAGACAGCACCAGCAAATCCGCCATCGCCGTCGTGGCCAGTTGGCAGGGCCGCGTGATGACCTCCACCGTGGCCGACGACGGCCGCAGCTTCGGTTTCCTCCATTACGGCATCATCGAAAACGGGAAACAATTTCATTTCAGCACCTTTGGCGGGGAAGACCGCCTGCTCTTTGGCCCCCTGCCCGACAGCACGACCCTTTCCCCCAACGATTCCCTTCCCGCAACACTGCTCCCCGATCCCCTGCGTGACACCGCCCTGCTCCGGCAGGCGCCCGCCGCAAAAGGAGCCGTTACCGTCGAAGGCGACGCACTGCTTCCCAATACCAAAAACAATCCCCTCACCGCGCACATCACCCGCACCATCACGCTCCTCTCCCGCCGCGACCTACACAACTATCTCGGCGCCGACATCCACCGGAGCATTCACGCAGTAGGGTTTCATAGCGATAACACCCTCCTCAATACCGGCTCCCAACGCTGGGACACCGCCCATGGCACCACCGCCATCCGCATCCGCGGCATGTTTCCCGTAAGCCCAAAGTCCGTCGGCATTATCCCCCTCCGCAAAGGCGGCAAGGTGAACACAGGCGCGCAAATGCCCAAAGAGCGCTTCCTGATAAAGAACGACGTCGCATTTTTCCGGGCCGACGGCAACTTCGACATGGAACTGGGCCTTCAACAGGCTTCGGCGCTTAATTTCATGGGCATTTACGACCCGGAACGCAAACTGCTCACCGTGATCCAGTTCACTATGCCGCGCCATCCCGCACTATACCTGGGCGAAACCACGACAGACGCGCGCGCCGAAGTGCTCACCATCCGCAATAACGGACCGGCAAACACCATCGCCAAGGGCCGCTTCCTGGAAGTGCAAAGCACTTCTCCAGCCGCATTGTTGAAGCCCAAAGGCAGGATGCAACATTTCCACCGCACCATCCACCTGGAGGGCAGCGAAAAGCATCTCGGAGAAATCACAAAGAAGATTTTCGGAGTTAACCTGAAAGAAATCACAACGGCGCTGCCCTGA
- a CDS encoding Txe/YoeB family addiction module toxin, with the protein MELAWQTHAWEDYLYWQKQDKKILQRINELIKDAMRSPFKGVGKPEPLKGDLAGCWSRRITDEHRLVYTVKDKCLHILQCRFHYH; encoded by the coding sequence ATGGAGTTAGCATGGCAAACTCATGCCTGGGAAGATTATCTTTATTGGCAAAAACAGGACAAAAAGATTTTGCAGCGTATCAATGAGCTCATAAAGGATGCCATGCGTTCTCCTTTTAAAGGCGTAGGGAAGCCTGAACCATTAAAAGGGGATTTAGCGGGATGCTGGAGCCGGCGGATTACAGATGAGCACCGTTTGGTATATACGGTGAAGGATAAATGCTTACACATTTTACAATGCAGATTTCATTACCATTGA
- a CDS encoding glycosyltransferase family 2 protein, giving the protein MSVLPSVAVVILNWNGRDFLEKFLPSVCASVYAGQLDIILADNASTDDSVAYTQQHFPSVKIIRNATNSGFAGGYNEALQHVEADIFVLLNQDVEVDPNWIGPVVANLQANPDMAACQPKIRAWAERDSFEYAGAAGGWMDILGYTFCRGRILYTTEKDKGQYDTPQDIFWASGAALFIRSAAYREMGGFDPYFFAHMEEVDLCWRLQRAGYRIGYCPDSVVYHVGGGSLPQGNPRKLYLNFRNNLIMLRKNLHFREQWIILSQRLVLDMMAAAKSLVSGKPKDMTAIFRAYRDYYRWRRETRNQPPDTLPRKRLFDLQGVFHGIMIWRYYFLNRRKFSELSKPGKK; this is encoded by the coding sequence TTGTCAGTTCTGCCATCGGTCGCTGTTGTTATCCTGAACTGGAATGGAAGGGATTTCCTGGAGAAGTTCCTCCCATCCGTATGCGCCTCCGTGTACGCCGGGCAGCTGGATATCATCCTGGCCGACAATGCCTCTACCGACGATAGCGTAGCTTACACGCAACAACATTTCCCGTCCGTAAAAATCATACGCAACGCCACCAACAGCGGTTTCGCGGGCGGATATAACGAGGCCCTGCAGCATGTGGAGGCCGATATCTTCGTGTTGCTGAACCAGGACGTGGAAGTGGATCCCAACTGGATAGGGCCCGTTGTTGCGAACCTGCAGGCCAACCCCGACATGGCGGCCTGCCAGCCCAAGATCCGCGCCTGGGCCGAGCGCGACAGTTTCGAATATGCCGGCGCGGCCGGCGGGTGGATGGATATCCTGGGATACACCTTCTGCCGCGGGCGCATCCTGTATACAACGGAGAAAGACAAGGGGCAGTACGATACGCCGCAGGACATTTTCTGGGCCAGCGGCGCAGCGTTATTCATCCGCTCGGCGGCCTACCGCGAGATGGGTGGTTTCGACCCTTATTTTTTCGCGCATATGGAAGAAGTGGATTTGTGCTGGCGGTTGCAGCGGGCGGGGTACCGGATCGGGTATTGCCCGGATTCGGTGGTATACCACGTGGGCGGCGGGAGCCTTCCGCAGGGCAACCCCAGGAAGCTGTACCTCAATTTCCGCAACAACCTGATCATGCTGCGCAAAAACCTCCATTTCCGGGAGCAATGGATCATCCTTTCGCAACGCCTGGTATTGGATATGATGGCCGCCGCCAAAAGCCTCGTTTCCGGCAAGCCGAAAGATATGACGGCCATCTTCCGCGCATACCGCGACTATTACCGCTGGCGCCGCGAAACGCGCAACCAGCCGCCGGACACATTGCCCCGCAAGCGCCTGTTCGACTTGCAAGGCGTATTCCACGGCATCATGATCTGGCGCTACTATTTCCTCAACCGCCGCAAATTCTCGGAGCTGTCCAAACCCGGGAAGAAATAG
- a CDS encoding ATP-binding protein encodes MFRQITGWKFSLIAVAVAIIVTTIWFVNNLSEKIQEEETKKVATWVEANRELLQASPDANLNLAVEIVTTNTTIPLILTDEQGHIIDHRNLDTQQVVRDTAYLERQLEDFRQQHPPFIMAVDTHSNNYIYYGDSLILRQVRYYPYIQLIVVALFIGLTLFALSSTNRAIQNQVWVGMAKETAHQLGTPLSSMEAWLEILKEKEDVRPLASELGKDVDRLKLITDRFSKIGSVPSLEERNVVEQVAAMMAYIKKRAPQKVNFTLQTAEQEVTAMISPTLFDWVIENLLKNALDAMEGKGDIQVLIENHPAHLTIDITDTGKGIPVRLQEKIFHPGFSTKKRGWGLGLSLARRIIQDYHKGRLTVKWSEQNKGTTFRIWLRK; translated from the coding sequence ATGTTTAGACAAATTACCGGCTGGAAATTTTCTTTGATCGCTGTGGCGGTCGCTATCATCGTAACCACCATCTGGTTCGTCAATAACCTGTCCGAAAAAATTCAGGAAGAGGAAACCAAGAAAGTGGCGACCTGGGTGGAAGCGAACCGCGAGCTGCTGCAGGCTTCGCCCGACGCGAACCTGAACCTGGCCGTGGAAATCGTGACCACCAATACCACTATCCCCCTGATCCTGACCGACGAGCAGGGTCATATCATCGACCACCGCAACCTCGATACCCAGCAGGTGGTGCGGGATACGGCTTACCTGGAGCGGCAGCTGGAGGACTTCCGGCAGCAGCATCCGCCATTCATCATGGCGGTAGACACGCATTCCAATAATTACATTTATTACGGCGATTCCCTCATCCTCCGGCAGGTGCGGTATTATCCTTATATCCAGCTGATCGTGGTGGCGTTGTTCATCGGGCTTACGCTTTTCGCACTCTCGTCCACCAACCGCGCCATCCAGAACCAGGTGTGGGTAGGCATGGCGAAAGAAACGGCCCATCAGCTGGGGACGCCGCTATCTTCCATGGAAGCCTGGCTGGAGATATTGAAGGAGAAGGAAGACGTGCGCCCGCTTGCCAGCGAGTTGGGCAAAGATGTGGACCGTCTCAAACTGATTACAGACCGCTTTTCCAAGATCGGGAGCGTCCCCAGCCTGGAGGAGCGCAATGTGGTGGAGCAGGTGGCGGCGATGATGGCCTATATCAAGAAACGCGCCCCGCAGAAAGTGAATTTCACGCTGCAAACGGCAGAACAGGAGGTAACGGCCATGATCTCACCCACGCTGTTCGACTGGGTGATCGAAAACCTGCTCAAAAACGCACTGGATGCCATGGAGGGCAAGGGCGACATCCAGGTCCTCATCGAAAATCACCCCGCCCACCTCACGATCGACATAACCGACACCGGGAAAGGCATTCCCGTTCGGTTGCAGGAAAAGATCTTCCACCCGGGCTTCAGCACCAAAAAGCGGGGCTGGGGGCTGGGACTTTCCCTTGCCAGGCGCATCATCCAGGACTACCACAAGGGGCGGCTGACAGTCAAATGGTCGGAGCAGAACAAGGGCACCACATTCCGGATCTGGCTTCGGAAATAA
- the prmC gene encoding peptide chain release factor N(5)-glutamine methyltransferase, producing the protein MTIQSAFANLTNALRPMYDMREAANIGHLLMEHITGLGKLDRIVHKDMDLPPQWESKYSEGLEQLLAGRPIQHITGKSWFYGMELIVNDQVLIPRPETEELVEWVLLDHPSQPALRLLDIGTGSGCIPIALKKHWPSADIWAMDVSPGALSVAGRNAQMQHTAINFVQQDVLDPKAAALLPCLNVIISNPPYIPEREKADMAVNVQHFEPSTALFVPDNDPLLFYRRIGQLAMERLDPGGKLYFEIHEDYGQEVKAELEKQRYLDVILKKDMFGKDRMVRASKA; encoded by the coding sequence ATGACGATCCAATCCGCATTCGCAAACCTTACCAACGCTCTCCGCCCCATGTACGACATGCGGGAAGCAGCCAATATCGGGCATCTCCTCATGGAGCACATCACCGGGCTCGGCAAGCTGGACCGCATCGTGCACAAAGATATGGACCTGCCCCCGCAATGGGAATCGAAGTACAGCGAGGGCCTGGAACAACTGCTGGCAGGCAGGCCCATCCAGCATATCACGGGTAAAAGCTGGTTTTACGGCATGGAACTGATCGTCAACGACCAGGTTCTGATCCCCCGGCCGGAAACGGAAGAGCTCGTGGAATGGGTGCTGCTCGACCATCCTTCCCAACCCGCCCTACGGCTACTGGATATCGGTACAGGCAGCGGATGTATCCCTATCGCATTAAAAAAACACTGGCCTTCGGCCGATATCTGGGCGATGGACGTGAGCCCCGGCGCGCTTTCCGTAGCCGGCCGCAATGCACAGATGCAACATACCGCCATTAATTTCGTGCAACAGGACGTGCTCGATCCCAAAGCCGCCGCCCTGCTCCCCTGCCTGAACGTGATCATCAGCAACCCGCCTTACATTCCGGAAAGGGAAAAAGCGGATATGGCGGTAAACGTACAGCACTTCGAGCCTTCCACGGCATTATTCGTGCCCGACAACGACCCTTTGCTTTTTTACCGCCGCATCGGCCAGCTGGCCATGGAGCGCCTCGACCCCGGCGGCAAATTGTATTTCGAAATCCACGAGGATTACGGGCAGGAAGTGAAGGCGGAACTGGAAAAGCAGCGGTACCTGGATGTGATCCTGAAGAAGGATATGTTCGGGAAAGACCGGATGGTGCGCGCTTCGAAGGCATAA
- a CDS encoding MotA/TolQ/ExbB proton channel family protein, with product MLLGLVTLMQDSLLLPKADTVATAAQGAAAAAQEMKLWDMIVKGGPLMIPLGVLSVIAIYVFVERYLTIARAGKLESNFMPMIRDHITSDNISAARSLSKNTQGPIARMIDKGIQRIGKPVDSIEKSMENVGKLEVYKMEKNLVILSIIAGIAPMFGFLGTIAGMIQTFFNISQTSDITLSTIAGGIYVKMVTSAAGLIIGLVAYVGYSYLQAQIDKVVNKMEAASSEFIDVLLEPVKR from the coding sequence ATGTTGCTAGGACTCGTAACGTTAATGCAGGACTCGCTGCTGTTGCCGAAGGCCGACACCGTGGCTACGGCCGCCCAGGGAGCCGCAGCCGCCGCGCAGGAAATGAAACTGTGGGATATGATCGTAAAAGGCGGACCGCTGATGATCCCCCTGGGGGTGCTTTCCGTGATCGCCATTTACGTATTCGTGGAAAGATACCTGACCATCGCCCGCGCGGGCAAGCTGGAAAGCAATTTCATGCCGATGATCCGCGACCACATCACTTCCGACAATATCAGCGCCGCCCGCTCGCTCTCGAAAAACACGCAGGGCCCCATCGCGCGCATGATCGATAAAGGCATCCAGCGCATCGGCAAACCTGTCGACAGCATCGAGAAATCGATGGAGAACGTAGGCAAGCTGGAAGTGTACAAAATGGAAAAGAACCTCGTGATCCTGTCCATCATCGCCGGCATCGCGCCGATGTTCGGGTTTTTGGGAACCATCGCAGGGATGATCCAGACCTTCTTCAACATCTCCCAGACTTCCGATATTACCCTGAGCACCATCGCCGGGGGGATTTACGTGAAAATGGTGACCTCCGCCGCAGGTCTGATCATCGGCCTGGTCGCCTACGTAGGTTACAGCTACCTGCAGGCCCAGATCGACAAAGTGGTGAACAAGATGGAAGCCGCTTCCTCCGAGTTCATCGACGTGCTCCTGGAGCCGGTAAAACGCTAA
- a CDS encoding DUF2130 domain-containing protein, whose amino-acid sequence MGTNVTCPNCGHLFVMEDAMAAEIKKDLRGKMESEWRKRVEALEAQKSEIEQAKQQVVLERQQVSQEKQRQEDELNKRLQSEKIKLQESLGEQIRKNVSADFENQLRLMRESQAENEEKLKEARLRELDFLRKTQELQNREQELDLILQKKIMEERNHLVEQIRREEGERNNIRETEYQLRLKEMEKQLEDQRRLAEEMRRKAEQGSMQLQGEVQELALEEMLRSAFPFDAISEVGKGVRGADCIQTVRNQFGQECGRIIYESKRTKDFSREWIEKLKADMRSQGADVAVLVTQALPKDMDRFGEKDGVWICTFPEVKSLTWVLRDAIMKVYNAVKSQENKGDKMHLLYHYLTSGEFAEQWSAIREGFRSMKLSIQKEREAMEKLWKAREKQLEKVLLNAAHIKGSIEGIAGSDSVDLQLLDDAAEALLGAPDGSNE is encoded by the coding sequence ATGGGAACAAACGTCACTTGCCCCAATTGCGGGCATCTGTTTGTCATGGAAGACGCCATGGCCGCCGAAATTAAAAAAGACCTCCGCGGGAAGATGGAATCCGAGTGGCGCAAACGCGTGGAGGCGCTCGAAGCCCAGAAGTCCGAAATAGAACAAGCTAAACAGCAAGTCGTGCTCGAACGCCAGCAGGTTTCGCAGGAGAAACAGCGGCAGGAAGATGAACTGAATAAACGCCTGCAATCCGAAAAAATCAAGCTGCAGGAATCCCTCGGGGAACAGATCCGCAAAAACGTATCAGCGGATTTTGAAAACCAGCTCCGCCTCATGCGCGAATCCCAGGCCGAAAACGAAGAGAAGCTGAAAGAAGCCCGCCTCCGCGAACTGGACTTCCTCCGCAAAACCCAGGAGCTTCAGAACCGCGAACAGGAACTCGACCTCATCCTCCAAAAGAAAATCATGGAGGAGCGCAATCACCTGGTGGAACAAATCCGCCGGGAGGAAGGCGAACGTAATAACATCCGCGAAACCGAATACCAGCTCCGCCTCAAGGAAATGGAAAAGCAACTGGAAGATCAGCGCCGCCTCGCCGAAGAAATGCGCCGCAAAGCCGAACAAGGCTCCATGCAGCTCCAGGGCGAAGTGCAGGAGCTCGCCCTCGAAGAAATGCTGCGCTCCGCATTCCCCTTCGACGCCATCAGCGAAGTTGGCAAAGGCGTGCGCGGAGCCGATTGCATCCAGACCGTCCGCAACCAGTTCGGGCAGGAATGCGGCCGCATCATCTACGAATCCAAACGCACGAAAGACTTCTCCCGCGAATGGATCGAAAAACTGAAGGCTGACATGCGGTCCCAGGGTGCCGATGTGGCGGTGCTCGTTACCCAGGCCCTCCCGAAAGACATGGACCGCTTCGGCGAAAAAGATGGCGTCTGGATCTGCACTTTCCCCGAAGTTAAAAGCCTCACCTGGGTGCTGCGTGATGCCATCATGAAGGTCTACAACGCCGTCAAATCCCAGGAAAACAAGGGCGATAAAATGCACCTGCTCTACCATTATCTCACCAGCGGCGAATTCGCCGAGCAATGGAGCGCCATCCGCGAAGGGTTCCGGTCCATGAAACTATCCATCCAGAAGGAACGCGAAGCCATGGAAAAACTCTGGAAAGCACGCGAAAAACAACTGGAAAAAGTCCTGCTCAACGCTGCCCATATCAAAGGCTCCATAGAAGGCATCGCGGGAAGCGATTCGGTCGACCTCCAGCTGCTCGATGATGCCGCCGAAGCGCTATTGGGCGCGCCCGACGGAAGTAACGAATAA
- a CDS encoding biopolymer transporter ExbD yields the protein MNLRSRNKRHAEMHNGALNDILFILLLFFLIVSTLANPNVIKLALPKAASNTKAKQTVVVSIDAGQRFFVGTNPVSFSELQAILASKIPVGEVDPTVVINAEESVPISAVVSVMQIARELGAKTVLGTAKPQNAPAR from the coding sequence ATGAACCTGCGGAGCCGAAATAAAAGACATGCGGAAATGCACAACGGCGCGTTGAACGATATCCTGTTCATCCTGCTGCTGTTCTTCCTCATCGTCTCCACCCTGGCCAACCCCAACGTCATCAAGCTGGCGTTGCCGAAAGCCGCTTCCAACACCAAAGCCAAGCAAACGGTGGTGGTGAGCATTGATGCGGGGCAGCGATTTTTCGTGGGCACCAACCCCGTTTCCTTCTCCGAGCTGCAGGCTATCCTGGCTTCCAAGATACCCGTGGGCGAAGTGGATCCCACCGTTGTGATCAACGCCGAAGAATCCGTTCCCATCAGCGCAGTGGTATCCGTTATGCAGATCGCACGGGAGCTGGGCGCCAAAACGGTACTGGGTACCGCCAAGCCGCAAAACGCACCGGCCAGATAA
- the pepT gene encoding peptidase T: MDKQYAYSVTERFLRYVTVDTQSDPQSTTFPSTEKQKDLARILVQELQQIGIADAELDEHGYVYATIPATSDKKVPVICLCAHMDTAPDCSGKDVKPIVHKNYDGKDIVLPDDPSQVISVKEHPYLAQKTGDDIITASGKTLLGADNKAGVAEIMDAAQYLIQHPEIPHGKIRILFTPDEEVGRGVQHVNMQKLGADFGYTMDGGELGALEDETFSADGVKISIHGVSAHPGSAKGKLVSAIKIAAEILHSLPKDILSPETTEERQGFIHPVRIDGITEKAEIEFIIRDFTTAELEGHEFYLRKIMESAIGRHPGATATFEVKEQYRNMKEVLDKHPEVAANAEEAIRRAGVEPLKKSIRGGTDGSRLSFMGLPCPNIFTGEMALHSKHEYVSVQDMQKAVDVIIQLARVWEERAV, translated from the coding sequence ATGGACAAACAATATGCATACTCCGTAACCGAGCGCTTCCTCCGCTACGTAACGGTAGACACCCAATCCGATCCGCAAAGCACGACCTTCCCTTCCACCGAAAAGCAAAAAGACCTGGCCCGCATCCTGGTACAGGAATTGCAGCAAATCGGCATCGCAGACGCAGAACTGGATGAGCATGGGTATGTATATGCCACCATTCCCGCTACTTCCGATAAAAAAGTTCCCGTCATTTGCCTTTGCGCGCATATGGACACGGCGCCCGATTGCTCTGGGAAAGACGTAAAGCCCATCGTGCACAAAAACTACGACGGCAAAGACATCGTGCTGCCTGATGATCCCTCCCAGGTCATTTCCGTGAAGGAACATCCGTACCTCGCGCAAAAGACCGGCGACGATATCATCACTGCCAGCGGTAAAACCTTGCTGGGCGCAGATAACAAAGCCGGTGTCGCGGAAATTATGGATGCGGCGCAATACCTCATCCAGCACCCCGAAATCCCGCATGGCAAGATCCGTATCCTCTTCACGCCCGACGAAGAAGTGGGCCGCGGTGTGCAGCATGTGAACATGCAGAAGCTCGGCGCCGATTTCGGGTATACGATGGATGGAGGAGAACTGGGCGCGCTGGAAGACGAAACCTTCTCGGCCGACGGCGTCAAAATCTCCATCCACGGCGTCAGCGCCCATCCCGGTTCGGCGAAAGGCAAGCTGGTGAGCGCCATTAAGATCGCCGCGGAAATTTTGCATTCGCTGCCGAAAGATATCCTCAGCCCGGAAACCACCGAAGAACGCCAGGGGTTCATTCACCCGGTACGGATCGATGGTATTACCGAAAAGGCGGAGATCGAGTTTATCATCCGCGATTTCACCACGGCGGAGCTGGAAGGGCATGAGTTTTACCTGCGCAAGATCATGGAATCCGCGATCGGCAGGCACCCCGGCGCCACCGCCACCTTCGAGGTGAAGGAGCAGTACCGCAATATGAAGGAAGTGCTGGACAAGCATCCTGAAGTGGCGGCCAATGCCGAAGAAGCGATCCGCCGCGCAGGTGTGGAACCGCTGAAGAAGAGCATCCGCGGGGGAACTGACGGTTCGAGGCTTTCCTTCATGGGATTGCCCTGCCCGAATATCTTCACCGGCGAAATGGCGCTGCATTCGAAGCATGAATATGTAAGTGTGCAGGACATGCAGAAAGCCGTTGATGTGATCATTCAGCTCGCCCGTGTATGGGAAGAGCGCGCCGTATAA
- a CDS encoding YigZ family protein: MNVYYTIEKKSVAEFKDRGSKFLAYAFPVKSTDQVKECLQEVKKEHPKATHHCYAYRLGTDGTQFRAVDDGEPAGSAGKPILGQIDSKQLTDVLVVVVRYFGGTLLGVPGLINAYKMSGAMVLQLIPAVQKNVEARFLLVFDYTILNEVMMVVKQNNCTVQKQDIQLFCSMEIGIPKASLDLTLLRLRDIYNLEIKPL, from the coding sequence ATGAACGTTTATTATACGATTGAAAAAAAGTCAGTAGCCGAATTCAAAGACCGGGGCAGTAAATTCCTCGCTTACGCCTTCCCGGTTAAAAGTACCGACCAGGTGAAAGAATGCCTGCAGGAAGTGAAAAAGGAACACCCCAAAGCCACGCACCATTGCTATGCTTACAGGCTGGGAACCGACGGAACGCAGTTCCGCGCGGTAGACGACGGCGAGCCCGCGGGATCGGCCGGGAAACCTATTCTCGGGCAGATCGACAGCAAACAGCTGACCGACGTGCTGGTGGTAGTGGTGCGTTATTTCGGCGGCACCCTGCTGGGCGTACCAGGGCTGATCAATGCCTATAAAATGAGCGGCGCGATGGTGCTGCAACTCATTCCAGCCGTACAGAAAAACGTGGAGGCGCGATTCCTGCTGGTATTCGATTATACGATCCTGAACGAGGTGATGATGGTGGTGAAGCAGAACAACTGCACGGTGCAAAAACAGGATATCCAGTTATTCTGCAGTATGGAGATCGGTATCCCCAAAGCCAGCCTGGACCTCACTTTGCTCCGCCTGCGCGACATCTACAACCTCGAGATCAAACCGCTCTGA
- a CDS encoding type II toxin-antitoxin system Phd/YefM family antitoxin encodes MRVVNYSEFRSNLTENLNAVNDDREIVVVARSQGKNVVVMDLDEYNALQETLHLTSTKANRKRLEEAITEMNKGKSVKHKLIEK; translated from the coding sequence ATGCGAGTTGTCAACTATTCTGAATTCCGCAGTAATCTCACAGAAAATTTGAATGCGGTAAATGATGACAGGGAAATTGTCGTAGTTGCCAGATCCCAGGGGAAAAATGTTGTGGTAATGGACCTCGATGAATATAATGCATTGCAGGAAACGTTACATTTGACAAGTACCAAAGCTAACCGTAAAAGACTGGAAGAAGCAATAACGGAGATGAATAAAGGAAAATCCGTTAAACACAAACTTATTGAAAAGTAA